A segment of the Zingiber officinale cultivar Zhangliang chromosome 8B, Zo_v1.1, whole genome shotgun sequence genome:
GGtcacaaaaataaattttcaatagCATGTTAACTTTTAAACTGTTCCTCTGACATTCTTATCTTTTAAAGTAATATTAGActtaacttaatctctctcaATATTAACTTTTCACTTCAAGAGTAATGTTAGAACCCTAATCTATCTCTTTAATTTTCAACTTAATCTCACAAGGCATCATATCACATCGGAACTCTTTAGAATCTTGTGATATGTTCAATTTGAGCGCGagccaagattttttttttttttcatattgtcATTTGAAGATTGTCACCATCTTCATCTTTTGAGGATATCTTTCTTGTAGATCCTCATGAACTACAATCCATTTATCACCAAATTCATTATCAAGCTCCTCAATCATTGTAGTAGTACTATTGTCTTCATTATACTAGTCTAATGTCTTTTCATTCTTTTAGGAAACTATTTTTACATAGCAAGTTGAACATATACAATATTAATGCTCTAATTTGAAGTGAGTGATAGAATTGTATTTATtagtgtttatatatatatatatatatattttgtaacTTCTTAGACCTCAATTTTTCATCTGGCTATTTATTGCCTGCACAGGAGTGTTAGTCGGGTACATGATGAATGGTTTGCAAATGAAGACAATGTTCGAAAGGTCGTTGGTTTGCTGGAAAACTCAAGTGAAATGCAGAGGACTAGAGAAGTAAGAGAAGTTGAGcaatttatattatttcttttaataattgtCTGTTCAGGGTAGATTTTGGCTATTGAATGTACAGGTTCACTTTTTTTTAACTTACCTTTTGCTCACTAGTCTGGATCATTTTCTTTTTGTGGCAGCTTACATGTGGAATTTGTTTTGAAAACTATCCTCGTGACAGGATGACTTCTGCTGCTTGTGGTCATCCTTTTTGCCACACTTGTTGGAGAGGTAAGTATTGTTCCATGGGAAGTCGTAGGTATATAGTTTTGTGTACTGGTCTCCTAGTTTCTTCCTCCTTTCATATAATTTTGTACCATAATTTTCTCTATGATTTTAAGCTGAAGTTTATTGCTAATGTACACTGATGTCATTCCCTTGTCCATGCCTTCGTATTCTGTATTTTGGATCTTACAACATATACTTTTGAGTTTGTAACCATCATATTTCTTTCTAGTTATGAACTCAAACATATGTCAAATTGTATTGAAAATAGAACAAGGAAATTGCGTACTTACTGTCTTCAAGTCTTGTGGTCACATTGCCTGTACTTCTATGAGCACCTATGTCATCTCTGATTTCTATCCAGCCTGGATACAGGTTCTGTGCAATTGGTAGTATCGTATCATACTAACTAGGCAGCATTGTGGATAATGATGGTAATAGTAGTTATCTTGGCATTTTAGGACTATAAATACTAATAATAGTACACATGTTCTTGGCAAGATATTGTCAGAGGAAAcacatttcctttttttttaaataacaattaaTTCTTTAAGAAACTTGCTACAAAACAAACTACCTTCAACCATACGTGCTTCCCTATTCCTACTCGTAGGGGCATGAAACCAACTACCTGTCCTGCTTCATCATTCTAATGTCCTCCACTAAATACACAGTGTAGGAGGCAAGTTTCTACCTTCAAGATATTTTACAGAGATTTAAGAGTCAGTAACAATTACAATAGTAACTATAAACTTCTCTAAACACCTTGGTGATATTGCCGTGATGGCTGCTCACTCGCTATGGACAACTGATGATCTGCTAATAATCTTACCCAGTACAGTTAGTCAGCTACAACACCAGCAGAAAATTTCACTATTGAACAAACAACAGTTGTGTCCTCATTTTTAGATATCCAAGCTGCATCATATTAAACTAGCAAATGATTTTTGGAGCCAAAAGAACCACTCTTCAATTGAACTACAACAGACATATGCTTGCCTCTACAAAAAGCAGCTAAAATCAATAATTTCAGCCTCAATAGTTTGGATAAGCTTTTAAGATGCATGTCATTGCCCCTCATTATGCTTCTTTTCATTCTATGAATTCAGCAGCAGCTAACAATCTCCTCCAAGCAACCTTCTATAGGAAAATTTTCACTTTGAATTAGATACCCATACACCCTGAAAGTTTTCAGTTAATATCAACCCCTTCCTCTCGTCCTTTCATATTTCTCCCCTTCAAATTGTTATAAGTACCTTTAGAGTTTGTTCCACCATTTAGACTGTCTTTTTAAACCCACCTATCTTTCTTTCTACTAGAAGACACATAAATGGTCAGAATTTGGCTGATCAATTCCTCAGCAAAGAGCTCCCTAAGACCTAAACCAACATTTCAATCATCTCCAATAAGCAATTCCAAGACCATTATTCTATTTATATACTTCATAATGACAAAGGTAGGCATCTAATCCAAAGGGTATTGAATCTATCCAAGGATCCTGCCTCACATTGCAGTCTTTATTATCTCCTACCAGCTTGATCAAATAACCCCTTAACTCCAAGATTGACCTTTGGAAACTTTAGTAAGCCCACAAAGGTGTTTTAGTTTACAACTTTTTGTTTTATTAAATTCAAAGATCTACACACATCtccattttcataaaaaaaaaaattctgaaaatgtTTGATATCATGTTGTTGACCAAGTCATTCACCCAAACACTACCTAGAGAGTATACACTGAATTTACAACCAAGACAATTAGGACAAGCTTACCAACTTTTGAAATGTGCCTTTTGTTCAAGTTTTTAACTCCCTCAAGGACCTTTTTCCACAAGTAAATTATGAGCACTTGCAGGAACCCCTGTAGGAGAAATATAAGCACCACAACATTTGAAAGGGAAATACCTTTCTTTATACCTAAGTAGTTACATACACTTATCATCGCCCTATCACTGCTACTAGTACTTCTCAGACTTCTCCAAAACTACCCTTTGATTAGTGAATCTGTAAAACAATTCTATTACCTCCTCGAGCACCCTGTAAGAATTACCATTATCCTTGGTTGTGATGAGAAGGTTatcaatataaataatattagaaaAAGTCACTCCTGTCCAGCTTGGTTAGATATCTTTTAGCAGCAGCATCACTAAATTGAGTTTCTTAACCAAAACAAAGCAAAGCTTAGCAAGAAGGTGTATTCAGAATAGAGCCCCATCCATGGTTGTGCGTTAGTGTCTCACCAATCAACTCACTCAAGAACTTCTTCCTTTTAGCCATACACTGTCTGGAAGGAAGCAAGGGATTGTTTCTGCCATACTTTGTTTTTGACACCAACCTTTTTTCCAGCTCCTATTTCCCTCAGAACAACTAATATTCACCAACACCTCATCCTCCAAACTATAGTCTGCCACAGATCCAAGTCATTGACTTTCTAACTCGACATCATCCTTAGAAAGCCAAATTCAGCATAAGAACAGCAGCAGAAGCAGAAAAGACATAAGGTTCCATCTTTGTATCGGCCCCATGAGTCTTCCACATAATAACTCCCTGTACATCCATTCCCACATTACTATCCACCTCATTTGACCCTGCTACATTCACTACTTCATCCCCTACAACATTCCCACATGAGCTAATATTTACACCTTCCCATAAGTCTAATACCTGCTTCTTAACTGAAGAAACTTTAAACTTTCCGACTCCACACTTGTATATATATCCATAGTCCCACCTCAAGAATATAAAAGATACTATCCACCCTTTTGCTATCACCATTCACAGCCTTCCCAAAACTTGCCTTCTGTGCCCCTTTAGCCTTTATAAACATGGATCCAAAGGCCATACAGTTTGCTAGGACCATAATCACCATGCCCATGTATCTTTGAGCTCTCCAATTTTCCATCTAGTTCTGTCCCCTGCTTTCTCACACCATCCTTATCTTGCACCCTCTTTAACCCAACATCACTTTTTTGCTCCATCCTACCACAACAATAATGACTTATCCCACTAGGTAGGGTtgactatatggatccttttacgccatttgTCTCTATCccatactatatcatcatttatatttaaattcattttatcttgttttattgttgctaaccaagtcttttttagtcttcctcattcgaataataaaaattaatctcaTTTTTATATGCTATAGATTGAAAGAACCTTACTATCCAACTTCAATCCTCAGACCCTGTGACATAGGCTTCTTCTTGCAAGCTTAGGCCTGAACCTTAAGATGGTAACCTGATAAATTTTCACCAAGCTACCTACAATAATAGCAACTGGAGGTAATATTTTTTATGAATTGAATCTAGAGGAAGCCTTCACAGTTGAACCCAAGTGACACTTCATCAATGTGCTCAATTTAAGGTCCTATAAAAGGCCTTCAAGAATCAGTGATAGAGGAGCACCATCAAGAAACCATAGACCTCTGAAGAAAGGCCTTATACCCacccaaatcatcaaagaagaaataaaaataccagAAATTAGACCAACAATGCATACTCCCTGCTTGAGTCCCCAATTTCTCAGCATCAAAATCTTAACCATTCTCAAAGGCAGCGTTTAGCAGAAAAAATTACCATACAAATGTATAGCATAGTCTGACTTTGTCTTCCCCAGATTGTGTCAGTTACAAACTCAGGAAGTCAAATTTGAATCTTCTGATCCTATTGACCAGACCAGATTCTTCTCCCTCATGCAACAGCGCTGTATATCTAAAAGACTAGCTTGTGACAACAAACGTCTTGTGGGAGAAGTGCTAACAAAAGGAATTTGTTTTGTCACTATCTCTCCTACTATCACTAGATTTCAAATTTCCTTCCATCTATATCCTAATGATGTTTGATAATTTGATTATAGGTCATATTGAACTTAATATCAAAAACATTAGAAGCAAAACATCTTGATTGTGGAAGTGATGCTCTAGCTTATTGGTCATTTGGTCTATCTGCATGAAAAATAGCTAAAAGGCTTGAATATATTCTACAAGTTCATATTTAGATGTCCGAAAAAGTTTTTTTCCCGAATGAACTGTCATTAATCTTGCCAGATTTTAACTTTCGATTACCTGTACTTCAGGTTACATTAGCACGTCAATAAGTGATGGCCCTGGATGCTTAATGTTAAGGTGTCCTGATCCATCCTGTGGTGCCGCCGTTGGCCAAGACATGATTGATCTCTTGGCAACCCATGAAGATAAAGAGAAGTATTCTCGGTATCTTCTAAGATCTTACATTGAAGACAACAGAAAGGTACACTTATCTTGCTGCCTTTCTTATCAAATGTAAATATCATTTACAGAGACAACTAATTTAGGGACACGAAAACTTTACCGAGTTCTTGATCTGCAAAAACATGATGAAATCTTTATGGGTGATTTtgcattttcataatttttcccATGTGCAGACAAAATGGTGTCCTGCTCCTGGTTGTGAATTTGCAGTTGAGTATATAATTGGCAGTGGAAGCTTTGATGTTTGCTGCAATTGCTCGTATGGCTTCTGTTGGAATGTATGCATTCCTTGAGTGTCTACgattatgttttatttatctaGTTTCTGTTTGCATTAACTTTTGAGGTTGGTCAAATGCTAACACAGTGCACTGAGGAAGCTCATCGACCAGTTGATTGTGATACAGTGGCAAAATGGATATTAAAAAACAGTGCTGAATCTGAGAATATGAACTGGTAGGCCTTGGGAAGAGCAAATTTTTTGCTTCTCTATGTTTTCAATAACTAAAGTTTATTAGTTGGATATTTTTACTCTACAATAATTTtcttattaaaaatttcaaatcttCTAACAATTGCTTAGTTTAGTGGTAATACCTCTGGAGGAATTTCTACTAAAGATCATCTGTTTGAATCTATATAATAGCACTCCCACCATTGGGAAGGACATAACCTTGTTGTCCCTGCTCTGAGCAGGGAATTGCCTTACATACAATGTGGTGCAGGGACACTTCACCGTCAAagactaaaaaaaaaaatgcctCATCTACCTCTTAAGACATAAACATCAATCTTGGAAGTCTTTGAGTAGATTTACTTTTCAGGTTAACAATCAAAGGAACACAATTTTGTAATCATTGTCGAAGCTCAGGAGGGCTATCCATTTCCTACCAAAATATATATGCATTTTGGTGCCCAGACCTACTTTACCATGTGAGAATAAGCAATGTTGTGTAATGCTCTTGCTTGCATGGCAGGCTAGTGAGCAAACCAAACTTTGATACTATGTAGAAGTTAGTAGGACAACCTAATCATGTCCCAGAACTTCATAGGAATTTAGAATGAGGGCTTGGTACTTACACGTTCCTATGAACTTCCTACTCTACCGTGTATGAGTGGCACACCTTGCCTGGGGTCCATCTACCAAATTGTAGATGTTGATCATTGGCTAGATGTCACCCTCCTCTCGTGATATTAAAATGGACAAACTATTAGTGTCAACAAACATAACTAACATCTTATACCTCTATCTGGCAAATAAAACAAGTTCCAATGGATAGTACAATTAACGTGACATCTACCCTGAAAATGAAGGCAAACAGACAATGGACCCTAATGTGCAAAGTAAGAATACAACAAAATAGGAAAATAAGTATAAATAAGGCTCAATAACAAGTATAATTCAACAATGGTAGTAGCAGTTATGCATCATCATCTATgtaacaatttgaattacaagcTAATACAACAGATAGTTGTGTAGCCATCAATATAGTTACAAGTACATTGCACTACAGCATGTTGTTTTACATGAGAGACTACTATCAAATAGCATGTGCGAACCTATAAATATCACTCTCTCTCTTTCACATGCAACTGAGAGCAGTATTTCATATTTTATCCTGCATAAATGATAATAGCTATTGAAATGTAAATATAATAATTACATAATATTTAGTTGTAAATTAAAGATGATTAGTAAcattaataatatttcaaattaattataaaCATGTCTTTTTGTCTAAATTATTAGTAATATCTactttttttaaagtattatatTATCTTCCAAAATGAAATATATTATTCACAATATATTTATTATCTAAAATAAATTAGTGATATTATTAATGTTATTTAACAATTTTTAGATTGTTAATTTATTCTTAATACtaatttaagttatttaataataattaacaaCTTATTGATGATTTGATTTATGTTAATTATAAACGTATTATTTTGATTAAGACTTTGTTATGATATATCAATTTAAAATGATATTAATAGCAACTAATTATATGTAACCTGTTAGAATATTAGTTTAGCTTAGTTAATAATAAGTTATTAATTTATAACATTTAACCTTAATCAGATTCATAATACACCAGGTAGTCATATATATACTTTTACATAAGTTAATAATTTATACTTATATGacctaaaaaccataaaattagttCATGGTTTAAAATATGTATCATACTGAATGACATGGACAAAACATATCATTTTGGTAAATTATCAAAACTCAACACTAAAAGACATAGGGTAATTTCTCTTACATCACTTGTGCCAATTGTACCAATGAGTATTGGTGTTGTGTTGACACCTTGGCATGCCTTAGCACATTACGACATGTGTTAAGAGGAATTCAAGtaatgtttattattttttatagattttttctTTCAAATTCTAATGCAattgattatatattttttactttCATTTTTATAAGTAAATAAGCTAATTGGAATAAGATTATAGGTGTAAAACATATAAATTCATCTTGACCCGCATTGAAGTAAAAAATGAATAAACATTATTTTAGACAAAATCTATGAAATTATGTTCTCCATTTATGTGTATAAAAATGACGATAACACTGATGCCATTGATattgttaattaacttaattaacatAGGCAAAATTGGCTCATCCAATCTGAAATATCCCTTAACTTTAGATAATGAAAAGACTACAAAAGTGTACAGATAATGATTATAAATGGTATTTATTGCTCTCGTTATGATACTTAAGTTGTCCAGAATTTTTTTAATGAACCTTGTTTCATTTTGGTGTTGAATCaagcttagttttttttttcttttctcttacaCATAAATCTATTATCTCATTTGCTTATTTAATTTTTCATGTATCTTTTCTCTCATTTGTAGGATATTGGCAAATTCAAAACCCTGCCCAAAGTGCAAGCGCCCAATTGAGAAAAACCAAGGATGTATGCATATAACCTGCACACCTCCTTGTAAATTTGAGTTTTGTTGGTAAGAATCTTATGTTCAGAAATCTAGTGTACTCATAATGTCGTCATTCTACCTTGTGCGTTTTTTCCACATGATAAGTTTTCTTGTAGGCTATGCCTTGGCTCATGGTCAGAACATGGAGAAAGGACTGGTGGCTTCTATGCATGTAATCGCTATGATGCTGCAAAGCAGGAAGGAGCGgtatattttttttcatcattttaCTTGCTTTCTTGCAGCAGGAAGCTTTTAACATTCTTGACCATTTTGTATATCTTCTTCCTTTGCAACTGGTTCCAGTATGATGAAtctgaaaggagaagagaaatggCTAAAAATTCTCTTGAGAGATACACCCATTACTATGAACGATGGGCGACTAATCAGTCGGTATGTGAGCTTTCAACTCTTCAATCCTTTCTATTAATTTTGTTCTATTTCATTTATATTTGACAGATCTCCCAAAAGGAGCACATGAGTTTGGGTCCCAAATAGCGCAGTATGCTCTATTTTTTCCAAATCATGTACCTTCTCTCTCCACATACCTAAATTTCTCTTCCACAGAGAACTAAATTAGTCATTCTCATTTGCAATTATTCTTATTGTCAAAACTTACCCatcttttttaaaaactttataccACAATGTAGATTTGTAAGATCATGGGGTATAccaaaattttatttgaatttaaaacCAACTATCAAGGAGTTCTTGAAAATCTCCTTGATTACCCATATCATATTATTATCGCAAGAAAATTATATCATAGGTTTTCCATTTTCTATGAATCTCAAGTAGATTCCATCCTTTTTAAACTCATCATCTACTTTAGAGTCTATAACTGAGATGTTTTTAGTTCCAACACCATTGTCAATTCTACTACCTTCTCCCACAATACTGTTAATACCA
Coding sequences within it:
- the LOC122016190 gene encoding probable E3 ubiquitin-protein ligase ARI7, with the protein product MDSEDDMHDADDLDSLDDQFYSGYAALGSDDGDEYDFVDNVSDGAEESTSHRQQQNYTILSDADIRLRQEEDISRISTVLSILRSEACILLRHYNWSVSRVHDEWFANEDNVRKVVGLLENSSEMQRTRELTCGICFENYPRDRMTSAACGHPFCHTCWRGYISTSISDGPGCLMLRCPDPSCGAAVGQDMIDLLATHEDKEKYSRYLLRSYIEDNRKTKWCPAPGCEFAVEYIIGSGSFDVCCNCSYGFCWNCTEEAHRPVDCDTVAKWILKNSAESENMNWILANSKPCPKCKRPIEKNQGCMHITCTPPCKFEFCWLCLGSWSEHGERTGGFYACNRYDAAKQEGAYDESERRREMAKNSLERYTHYYERWATNQSVCELSTLQSFLLILFYFIYI